The region AGCCCCTCGGCCACCATGCGGCGCACTAAGGCGGCGCGGTCCTCCTTCCACAGCGGCAGCACCGGCTCGAGGCCCACCCGTGCGCACACCTTCTCCTCCCACTCGCGGTGGGGCTCGAAGTCGATGTCGCCGAAGACCGCGTGGGTCACGCCGTGCTCGAGCCGAACCTGCTCGAGCGCCCCCACGAAGCGGCGCTCGTACTCCGACCAACTGCTGGGAAAGGCCACCAGCGGCACCCCCAGGGCCCGGGCCTGCTGCTCGAGGACGGGGCGGGGGATGCCGTGGGCGCGGGAGATCCGGCCCTTTTCGTTGAGCACGTTGAGCAGGACAGCGGGCTCCAGGCCGCGCCGCTGGGCCTGCATCACGGCGTAGCAACTGTCCTTGCCCCCGCTCCAGGAGGCGACGAAGCGCCTAGGGTCCATGCTCGAGGCGTGTGTTTCACTGCGCGAAAGCAGCGAGGCGGATGCCCACCTTAGCGCGGGGCCGGAAGCCGGGGAGGCTGGGCTCGAGGTACTGCCCGGCCTGGGCCTCGCCTTTGAGGTGATGCTGGAAGAAAGCGGCGGTGAAGTGGCGGGCCAGGTCGAAGAGGCGCTCCTTGTCCCACACCGGCTCCCAGCAACGCTCGAAGTCCTCGGGGTTGGCGCGGACCTCGGGCGGGCAGACCACGAAGGGGTTGTGGCGGGCTCCTGCCAGGGTCAAGAGGTACTTGGCCTTAGACCCGGCGCGGCGGTAGACCTCGAGGCCATCGCGGGCGTAGGTCGCCACGTCGTCCTCCTCGCCCACCGCCACGAACAGCGGCACCTCGAGCCTGGGCAGCGAGCCGTAGTACCAGGGGGCGCCGTAGGGGGCGATGACGAACACCGCCTTCACGCGCGGGTCGGGACGGACCACCTGGGCCCCTCGCTGGGGCTCAACCTGCGCCAGGAAGGGTAGCAGGAAGCAGGGGCCCTCGTTGCCCGCCTGCTGGCAGTACTGCTCCAGCCCGGCCCGCTCGATGCCCACCCCGGCCGCGCCCAGCACCGAGTAGCCGCCGTAGCTGTAGCCGATCAGGCCCACCGTGTCGCCGTCGGCGCTGGGGAGGCTCTTGGGCACCTGGCCGAGCACAAAGAGGATGTCGAGCGGGCGGTCCACCAGCGAGGTGACGTAGGCGGGCTGGGTGAGGTCGCGGTAGAGGCTGCCGGTGTGGTCGATGGCCGCTACCACGAAGCCCCTCGAGGCCAGGTGCTCCATCAGGTAGGCCGACTGGTAGCGGCTGCCGGGCTGCCCATGCGAGTAGACCAAGAGCGGGAACTTCCCCGCCTCGGGCGCCGCGTCGCGCAGGGCTTGGCCCGGCAGGTCGAACTCCACCGAGCCCACGACGCCCTTGTAGACGGCGGGCTGGGCGGCCCCGGCGGCCCGGCGGGCCGGATACCACACCTCGACGGTAAGGCCGC is a window of Allomeiothermus silvanus DSM 9946 DNA encoding:
- a CDS encoding diphthine--ammonia ligase — encoded protein: MDPRRFVASWSGGKDSCYAVMQAQRRGLEPAVLLNVLNEKGRISRAHGIPRPVLEQQARALGVPLVAFPSSWSEYERRFVGALEQVRLEHGVTHAVFGDIDFEPHREWEEKVCARVGLEPVLPLWKEDRAALVRRMVAEGLEAVIVSCNPHLGPGFLGRTLSAETVAELEAAGADPCGENGEYHTLVLNCPLFAQRLEVGFGDKRLHGEYWFLELLPVAGAAG
- a CDS encoding alpha/beta hydrolase family protein, with the protein product MWKIAVLALTLCAFALSQKTAMQRPDAPPLAAPGAHAVGVRTLQLTDPARARGLTVEVWYPARRAAGAAQPAVYKGVVGSVEFDLPGQALRDAAPEAGKFPLLVYSHGQPGSRYQSAYLMEHLASRGFVVAAIDHTGSLYRDLTQPAYVTSLVDRPLDILFVLGQVPKSLPSADGDTVGLIGYSYGGYSVLGAAGVGIERAGLEQYCQQAGNEGPCFLLPFLAQVEPQRGAQVVRPDPRVKAVFVIAPYGAPWYYGSLPRLEVPLFVAVGEEDDVATYARDGLEVYRRAGSKAKYLLTLAGARHNPFVVCPPEVRANPEDFERCWEPVWDKERLFDLARHFTAAFFQHHLKGEAQAGQYLEPSLPGFRPRAKVGIRLAAFAQ